In the Enterococcus saigonensis genome, one interval contains:
- a CDS encoding GAF domain-containing protein produces MKNIENWLYERRRGWACDFVGIAVNCAPDDVPQIIRWRYVSGNQSDAYQKIRLKVGRGIAGMVWKTGRPQADEAIFSQPDKLLEYPIARVESLDSMLAVPITVENKVIGILAIGFRHTHSFTEEELTNVSTAAEKLAPTLKGLVI; encoded by the coding sequence ATGAAGAATATAGAAAATTGGTTATACGAAAGAAGAAGGGGGTGGGCCTGCGATTTTGTTGGCATTGCGGTCAATTGTGCCCCGGATGATGTTCCCCAAATTATTCGTTGGCGCTATGTTAGCGGAAATCAAAGCGACGCCTATCAAAAAATTCGATTAAAAGTGGGACGCGGTATCGCGGGTATGGTTTGGAAGACAGGGCGTCCGCAAGCAGATGAAGCTATTTTTAGTCAACCGGATAAATTGTTAGAATACCCAATTGCCCGGGTGGAATCTCTAGATAGTATGCTGGCAGTGCCGATAACAGTAGAAAATAAAGTAATCGGGATTTTGGCGATTGGTTTTCGCCATACCCATTCTTTTACGGAGGAAGAATTGACAAACGTAAGTACAGCAGCTGAAAAATTGGCCCCAACTTTAAAGGGGTTGGTTATATGA
- a CDS encoding sensor histidine kinase, which produces MISFDETLFAELSEAIWLLVEGDCHRTSAAKKLEKNYHINLAKIIELAKGEGCYLHPTKAACENCLVTGEIKSSGFPLILMDQDNNPHEFLGKVTSKDKATLVQITLQKTSNNVNSLFGYLNDARESERKKIAQDLHDGIAQSIYSLMLETRGIKWVPDEKQQEKLKAIDRHFAEVLEEVRDLAGELRPMSLDEFGLVPALEQFVNRTEEMTGFEIDLTVTGVQASLPEIIRTTVYRVVQEAIANAMKYAGVNQVQLHLDFARFLTIEIVDDGYGFDPLQKKQGFGLMNMQERIHALAGTFHLLTEPNHGTKIKITVPLEKNVTVND; this is translated from the coding sequence ATGATTTCTTTTGATGAGACATTGTTTGCGGAGTTATCAGAAGCAATTTGGCTCTTAGTAGAGGGGGATTGTCATCGTACCTCAGCAGCAAAAAAACTGGAAAAAAATTATCATATTAATCTGGCTAAAATTATTGAGCTAGCCAAAGGAGAGGGATGTTACTTACACCCAACAAAAGCTGCCTGTGAAAATTGTCTTGTGACCGGTGAAATTAAATCGAGTGGCTTTCCACTAATTTTAATGGATCAAGATAATAATCCTCATGAATTTTTAGGAAAAGTGACAAGTAAGGATAAAGCAACTCTAGTTCAAATTACGTTACAAAAGACGTCAAATAATGTTAACTCGCTTTTTGGCTATTTAAACGATGCAAGAGAAAGTGAACGTAAAAAAATTGCGCAAGATTTACATGATGGAATTGCCCAAAGTATTTATAGTTTAATGCTGGAAACTAGAGGAATAAAATGGGTACCAGACGAAAAACAACAGGAAAAGTTAAAAGCAATTGATCGCCATTTTGCTGAAGTTTTAGAAGAAGTACGTGATTTAGCTGGAGAACTACGACCGATGTCTTTAGATGAATTTGGACTAGTACCTGCTTTGGAACAATTCGTAAACCGAACAGAGGAGATGACCGGTTTTGAAATTGATTTGACTGTTACAGGTGTTCAAGCATCTTTGCCAGAGATTATCCGGACGACAGTATACCGCGTGGTGCAAGAAGCAATAGCCAATGCCATGAAGTACGCTGGTGTGAATCAAGTTCAATTACATTTGGATTTTGCCCGTTTTTTAACAATTGAGATAGTTGACGATGGGTATGGTTTTGATCCCTTACAAAAAAAACAAGGTTTTGGTTTAATGAATATGCAAGAGCGAATTCATGCTTTAGCGGGTACATTTCATTTGCTAACTGAGCCAAATCACGGCACAAAAATAAAAATTACGGTACCATTAGAAAAAAATGTCACCGTAAACGATTAG
- a CDS encoding response regulator transcription factor: MKILIADDHALVRNALAFMINAQADMEVIGDAADGNEVFMKIENLPVDIVLLDISMPPGENGLITTKRVKEAHPNVKVILLTMHDEESYVRGALEAKADGFILKSATDEDLLTGIRNVYTGTRYYAGYDEEILTEIAHGQEDRLYASLSKREKEILPLIALGYNNKEIAERLFISVKTVEVHKANIRKKLHLDSYASLLQYSLKHHLIDF; this comes from the coding sequence ATGAAAATTTTAATTGCTGATGATCACGCCTTAGTTCGTAATGCGTTGGCTTTTATGATTAATGCGCAAGCGGACATGGAAGTGATTGGCGATGCCGCTGACGGCAATGAAGTCTTCATGAAAATTGAAAATCTGCCGGTAGATATCGTTTTGTTAGATATCAGTATGCCACCAGGAGAAAATGGGCTAATTACGACAAAGCGCGTCAAAGAAGCACATCCTAATGTAAAAGTTATTCTTTTGACAATGCACGATGAAGAGTCGTATGTACGTGGCGCGTTAGAAGCTAAGGCTGATGGTTTTATTTTAAAAAGTGCCACAGATGAAGATTTACTAACAGGAATTCGCAATGTATATACTGGTACGCGGTATTATGCAGGCTATGATGAAGAAATTTTAACGGAAATTGCCCATGGACAAGAAGATCGTTTGTACGCTAGTTTATCTAAACGAGAAAAAGAAATTCTCCCTTTGATTGCACTGGGTTACAATAATAAAGAAATTGCTGAAAGACTTTTTATTTCAGTGAAAACAGTCGAAGTGCATAAAGCTAACATTCGAAAAAAATTACATTTGGATAGCTACGCCAGTCTGTTGCAATATAGTTTGAAGCATCATTTAATTGATTTTTAG
- a CDS encoding sirohydrochlorin chelatase, with protein sequence MTVKKGVIFVLHGRKDRVVQTNITAVQQAASKLTVPFDIGFLEGKKQTLEDSIVQLASKGCKEFIFLPVLLFAATHVKIELPLRAGKVLPQDAVATYLEPLGTTHAVLRFLAEQLKGQPKLLPQAVLLIAHGTPHFDEPFSQLEEIAQKLTLISGRKVYPANYHGKHLYTEILQQLPEPLIIQRLFLTDGFLPTKIKQDILAKRKVKDTILPTLADSVAVVKAILERLADSNVTRHA encoded by the coding sequence ATGACAGTAAAAAAAGGAGTCATTTTTGTTTTGCATGGTCGTAAAGATCGCGTTGTACAAACAAATATTACGGCTGTACAGCAAGCGGCAAGTAAATTAACTGTTCCTTTTGACATTGGCTTTTTAGAAGGGAAAAAGCAAACGTTAGAAGACAGCATTGTACAACTTGCGTCAAAAGGCTGCAAAGAATTTATCTTTTTGCCTGTCTTGTTATTTGCGGCAACCCATGTGAAAATTGAATTGCCGCTGCGAGCTGGGAAAGTTTTGCCACAAGATGCTGTTGCAACGTACTTGGAACCCCTTGGCACAACGCATGCTGTTTTGCGGTTTTTAGCGGAGCAGTTAAAAGGACAGCCCAAACTTTTACCACAAGCAGTTTTATTAATTGCGCATGGAACGCCACATTTCGACGAACCTTTTAGCCAGTTAGAAGAAATTGCTCAGAAGTTAACGTTAATTTCTGGCCGAAAAGTTTATCCGGCAAACTATCATGGCAAACATCTTTACACGGAAATTCTACAGCAATTGCCAGAGCCTTTAATTATACAACGTCTTTTTCTTACAGATGGATTTCTACCGACAAAAATCAAGCAAGATATTCTTGCAAAACGTAAAGTTAAAGATACGATTTTACCAACGTTAGCAGATAGTGTCGCAGTTGTTAAGGCAATTTTAGAAAGGTTGGCAGATAGCAATGTTACCCGTCATGCTTGA